A stretch of DNA from Paenibacillus sp. FSL W8-0186:
AAACGGTCTCTTCCGGCAGATTCGCTGCCGTCTCGAAGAGACCGTCGAGAATATCCTGTTCGTTCCACTCTTTTCCATCGCTCATGTTCGTTTTCTCCTTTCAATTTCGGGAAAGATTAAGGTCCTGTGATCGGATCAAGCAGATCATAGCCTTCGAAGGTGAACGGCGTTTCTTCTACAACCTCTTCCCCCGCCGTCCAATTAGCCAGCTGGATTCTATCGACCATGCAGTTCTTCAGCTCAATGCGTTCAAAGCCGTACGCCTCTGGGTCATCCAGCTTCTGAATAATATTGAACTTCTGAAATCCCCTCTGGATCATGTCGGAGGTCACTTTGTAGCCGCTCATCGTACCGGTGCCTTTTTTGCGACCCAGCTTGAAAACGGTATATTCCGTACCCACCAGATTGAGTTCTCTTTTATCCGCCTCTACGTTGGCCTCCAAGTGATTCAGGTTCGACTGCCATACGCCATCGATAAAAATCTGCCCGAACGTCCCCATAATGACGCGGCTTGGATCGAGATATTGTGCCATCTTATGAATTCCCCCTCAAAATTATTGCACGTAGAACGTGCCGAAAATTTGTTCCATCACATCAGTGTCGTCCGCCTGCCAGGTCAGGAATACCTGATCATCCTCTGGCCGCATGACTGCGCCGTCCCCGTAAAATCTCGGATCCAGCGTCACGTCGTAGCCGGTAGCCTCGATGACCCCCTCCGCAGCCAAAGACTGCAAATACTGCCTGCCTGCGCTAATCAGCGCCTGACGGCCTTCCTCAGTATTGTTGACCTTGCCGATGTAATGATCCTCCGCCTGACGCTGCAGATCAGCATTAATCTGGTCAATAACGCGGATTTTGCGGATTTTCTTCCAGCCCTTGTTCTGGCCCTGCTGCAAGGTAATCAAGCTGTTCACCCCGCGCAGCACCTTGACCCGGCGGCCGTCATGCACTAGCAGGAATACGCCGTTGTGTACCGCCTGCTCCTGTTCCGAGCGCGTCCAGCGGCGGGTCACGTCCTCAAATGGCGACGCGGCATACGTCGTGGACTCTCTTAATGCCTGTCCAGCAATCAATCCGGCGACCCAGGAAGCGACCTGTGCGGAGGAATACGATTTTCCGTTCAATACAGCCCCCGTCCCTACGTTGATGACTCCTTCAAAATCCGCTGCAACACTGCGAGCAATTGCTTTATTCACGGCATCTGCTCCCGTATCCTCTGCGAATGTTCCGCCGAGCGCGGCCATAATGCCTTTGCCCTCGCTGCGCACCCGTTTGATCCAGGCGACAAGGCTTGTGCGCAGCGCCGCGTCCGTAACCCCGTCGAGCGTTAACACATGGAAATCCTGCGTCTCAAAAGCTTCCGTAGCCGCGATATAATCCGCGTTCGTAATCCCTGAAATTCCGCTGGCTCCCCCTTCAAAAGTCACGCCGGACACGTTGGCGAGCTCGCCGTCAGACAGCTTCTCCGCCACGATCCACTTATTCCCCGCATCCTCATTGATTGCAGCAACAGCAGCATCCACATCGCCATTGCCCAGCGTGATCGTGCGGAGCAGCGCGTTGCCTTCATAGAGCTTGAGCTCCTTTACGTCCGGCACGGCCAGGTTCGGTTGAATTGTCACCTTAAAAGCATTGCCGCGTTGGCCGCTGTATTTGGCGCTTAGCTTCAATACCTCTTCAGGACTCGCTTCACCGTTCTTCAGCACAAGCTCGGCCGGCGCAGCAGAGCTGTCCGCAATCCGGTAGGCCAGCAGCTTCTTTGCGCCGCCAAGCAAGGAAAAGTACAGCGTCGTATAGGCCGTTGCCCCGCCGGATTCGTCGGTTGAAAACAGCTCTTTGATGGCATTCTCGCTCGTTACCTCCACAAATTGGCCGATCGGCCCCCAATGCGCCTTGACCGGAGCGACCACCACGCCGCGCGCGCCCGGCGCAATCGCTGACCCCGCCGCACTTACAAAGTTCATGAACAGCCCCGGCAATACCGGCTGACTCGTCAAATTCCAATTTCCTGCTGCCATATTTACTTCACCTTCCTATTCAAAAATAGTTGTACCTGCTTCTTTGCTTCCTGAACTGTCAAGCTGCCGCCAGGCAGCGAATGATATGCACCCGCCAATACCTCCGGCTTAACGCCCATCAACGCTTCCGACTGCTGCATAATTTCATCAAGCGGATACATTGGCTCGGCAGCCTCAGATGCATTGACAGCTTTCGCAGCTTTGGTTACCTTACTCGCATGAGCTGCCTCGGCTGCTTGAACCGCTTGCGTGGCTTTAGCTGCTTCGGCTACCGTTTGAGCTGCTTTCTTTTTTTGTGCCATTGCTTTTCACCTCAAATTGATGTTCGTTTGTGTTGAATAAACTGCATCAGTGCCCCCTCGTCCACAGCGCTCGTGATGCGCCGGCTGAACGTCACCGACAGCTGTCCCTCCGTTACTCCGTTCGCATTCCAATTCACCTTCGGCTCTAGGACGGTCAAATACGTTTTAGTGCCAGGCTGTAGCGGAATCTTCACTGCTTTTCCCAAGCCTTCAATCAGGGCAAGAACTGCCAGATGCTCTTGATCTGCATCCGTCCCGGCGATAAATGCGGTGAACTTTTTCCGCAGCTCCCAAGACGTTTTTCCATGCGGTGTCGATTCCATGTCGACAATCCGCCACATGACTGCGGGCGGCTCGTAACCTAACGGCCAGCTGCCGTTATGTACCTGCCAATCCGGGCCCAGCACAAGCTGCGTCCATGTCTGGATCGCATTAAGCCATGGGTCACTGCTGATTTGTACCGTTCGGCTTAATGGTTGCGGCACCATCAAGGCGAACCGCAGACCTCGTTTCACGGCATCCCTGGCTTCATCCGGCGTATCCGGCCCGATGTTTCCCTCGAATACACAAAGGAACCTTTCCCCTGTCCCAGCCCTCAGCAGCTGCTTGTCCAGCGCTTTAACCGTTTCCTCACTCAACCCATCCAATCCGGCCGGACTTAAGCGGGGCACGTAAAGCCACAGCTCGATGATTTGCCTCAACCCGGACCAGGCACCGTTTGCTTCCACCTCGCCCTGCAAATACAACGCGCAAGGCAGTAAAGCTTCTTCCCCAATCCCGTCAGGAGAGCTGTAGACCGCATTCAGTCCGGGCACCGCCTCCAGCAGCTGGGCTGTTACCGCACTTCTCATAAAGCACACCATTCCCGCATCTCGAATTTACCTGCTCCAACATTGCGCAATGGTATCACCTCCCCCCTTTAGGCTGCCGCCTCGCTTCCGTGGACTCAAAGAACGGCAAAAACCGCTGACTCGTCAGCGGCTTTCGTCCCTCTCTATTCATTTCCACAATACAAATTTAACACGTCTAAAGTACAGCGCACGGACATCCCCTGGTCATAAACCGGACATCTGGCGGACAGCCCATCGAACAGCGTCTGAACCCGGTCTTTACATGGACTTAGCTTCTGAAGTAACATTTATGAAAATTACATTTCTGTTTCTAGATATTGCTTTAGGTTTTTTTTATAACCTCATAGCTATATTCTTGTGCTTCTTCTCGGAAACTTTGAATTAGAAGTGCTGCGTATCCAGTTGCGTATGCTGTGGCAAAAGATACACCAGTAATCGGTTCCTTCCCTTTAACAGACAACTTCATAATTTGGAAGGATTTCCTATTATAAATAAAAAAGCCGGCATCAGCCGACTCCATGCACAGATAAGGTTGCTGTCCTCTCCTCTGGTTCCACAAGGACTTCAAGTTTCATAGCTATGGCGAGCAGCTTGAGCGCGCTGGCTTTGATGCGCCGATACGTCCGGTCGCTAATGCCCATTTCCCCGCAGCTGATAAAGTCGTATTCGCGCTCGCCCGCCAAATAACTGCGTTCAATGACTTCACGCTGCATAACGGTAAGCCCGCCCATGGCCTGATCCAGCAGCTCCGATTTTCTCCGCAGCTCAGCCTCCCGGTCGATATTGCGCAGCGCGACCTGCTCGGTCGGCTTGTGAATGGCATGTGTAGCCCCGTGATATCTCTGTGAATAGCTGTGCGTTACACTCGCCAGTTCGCGAATATAGCCAATCTGCCGATACTGCCGCACTTCTTCAAGAAACCCGATGACCGCTGCCCGGGTTGCGGCCTCATCCACCGGCAAACTATGAAAAATCGTAAATGAATTCATTTGTCGCTTGCTCATTGTAAATCCCTCCATGAAATTCATTATTCAGCGTTTTCATTGCCAATACGGCAACATAAACACTGTACACTTACAAAGCAACAGCCCTTGTTTTCTTAAACAAATTACGTTAAAAGTGTTGATTTGCCCCTTCAATCAAGGTAAAATACATATAGAACGTTTTAATTCATTCACCAAATTACCGATTCGGTAATGATAACCCGATTATATATTACCATTTTGGTAATGTCAACATCTTACATCATTCATTTCATTCAAATATTTCTATGCCATTATGGTAATGGTGAGTTATTAGCAGAGTTCAAACAAAAGAGGGAGTGTCTATGCATACACTGGGCGATCGGATCAAACATCTTCGAGAACTGAAAAACTTAACCCAAAAAGACCTCGCATCTAGAGCAGGCTTAACGACTGTTCAGTTGTCGAGATATGAGACGAACGACCGGAAGCCAGACCCCGAATCGTTAAGAAGGATTGTCGATGCCCTGGACACCAACGGGGATTATTTGCTGGGGCGTACTTCCGATCCTTCGCCAACGGAGGAAATGCAGGCGAGCATGTCCTTTTACGGCGGACCGGAAGCTTACACGGCGGATGAAATCGCTATGATGGAGGCCGCATTGAAGGCTTACCGCGAGCAGAAGAAAAAGCTTCTGGACAACCAATCCAATAATTAACTATAATGAAGGCAATGCCCTGCAATCTCATTTATTCTCATTCGGGTCCTTAACCAGGACCTTTATTTGCACCCTCATACCGAACATACATTCCCATAAGAGGTGATCTCCATGTTATTTTGTTATTATCAAGAGACCCATCTGGAGCATTGGATTAACGCAAAATATCGAAGCAGCGGCCTGCTTGATGCCGAGCAGCATGATATCGAGCGGATTGCGGAAGCTTTTGACATAGAACTCATATATGCAGACTGCCCCTCTTTTTCGGATAACGAGGAACGGGTCATATTCCTGAATAAACATACCCATGATGTGATGGCCCGGGTCATTTTCTTCCATGAATTGTGCCATGTCCTGAGGCATGCAGGTGATCAACGCGTCATGCCCAGCCTATTCAAGGATGCCCAGGAAGCGGAGGCGGATCAATTTGTGCTGTATGCAGCCGTCCCTTTCTACATGTTCGAGAAATTGCCCATTCCGGATCAGCGGAGCGAAGCCATCCCTTTCATCGCTGAAGTATTCCATATTCCGCTTGAGCTGGCCGAGCAGCGGCTCGATCAAATTCAGCGGCGCGTCCTGCACGGCAGCTTGATGGCAGCGGCCCAGGAGGCTGAAAGGAGACAGAAGGAGAACGTGGTCAAATGGTCGCCAGAAACACAGCGGATTCTTTCCCAGCTGGAGAAGCAGCTTTGGGAGAAGGGGTGAAGATATGCGGATAAGAGCATTTTGCGATTTCTATAACGAAGCTTATAGGCCTTTGCAGCTTGTGATCAAGTGTGAGCCGGGCGAGCTGGACTGGACGAAGACATTATACATATCCCTGCCCTCTCCCCTCGAGCCGCTGGAGGCCGAGGATTACGGCGATGAACGAGGCGTGTCCGTGTTAATGGACGATCTGGTGAACCAGGCAGATGACGACAGCCTCCTTGGTATTTTGCTCCCGCAAATCTACGGGCGCCACGGAGAGACATTTGAACTGCTCATTGTCCAAATGGATGACGTCGAGGAAATCCTTCAATTGGACAGGTATTACTGAACAGACTTTCATAACAAAGCTGCTAAAGAGCTCCGGTTCACCGGAGCCCCTTAGCAATACATTCTAGAAGGGTCAATAATCGCCCTTTCTTATTTAACCTGATCCATTTCAAACCTATATGACCCGGAGCCCACGGTAACCCAGATTCCCTGCTCTGCTGCTTCGATCTTCTCGATGCCTTCCGTTTCGCCCAGCGGTTTTCCGTTTTCCGTAACCTGGGTCTCGCTGGACGCCGCAGGCAGAAGAATTTCGGCCGTAGTGTTGACCGGCACTGTAACATCAAGGCGAAGCTTATCATCATCGAGCTTATGCC
This window harbors:
- a CDS encoding ArpU family phage packaging/lysis transcriptional regulator encodes the protein MSKRQMNSFTIFHSLPVDEAATRAAVIGFLEEVRQYRQIGYIRELASVTHSYSQRYHGATHAIHKPTEQVALRNIDREAELRRKSELLDQAMGGLTVMQREVIERSYLAGEREYDFISCGEMGISDRTYRRIKASALKLLAIAMKLEVLVEPEERTATLSVHGVG
- a CDS encoding ImmA/IrrE family metallo-endopeptidase; the encoded protein is MLFCYYQETHLEHWINAKYRSSGLLDAEQHDIERIAEAFDIELIYADCPSFSDNEERVIFLNKHTHDVMARVIFFHELCHVLRHAGDQRVMPSLFKDAQEAEADQFVLYAAVPFYMFEKLPIPDQRSEAIPFIAEVFHIPLELAEQRLDQIQRRVLHGSLMAAAQEAERRQKENVVKWSPETQRILSQLEKQLWEKG
- a CDS encoding phage tail tube protein, whose amino-acid sequence is MAQYLDPSRVIMGTFGQIFIDGVWQSNLNHLEANVEADKRELNLVGTEYTVFKLGRKKGTGTMSGYKVTSDMIQRGFQKFNIIQKLDDPEAYGFERIELKNCMVDRIQLANWTAGEEVVEETPFTFEGYDLLDPITGP
- a CDS encoding phage tail sheath family protein; protein product: MAAGNWNLTSQPVLPGLFMNFVSAAGSAIAPGARGVVVAPVKAHWGPIGQFVEVTSENAIKELFSTDESGGATAYTTLYFSLLGGAKKLLAYRIADSSAAPAELVLKNGEASPEEVLKLSAKYSGQRGNAFKVTIQPNLAVPDVKELKLYEGNALLRTITLGNGDVDAAVAAINEDAGNKWIVAEKLSDGELANVSGVTFEGGASGISGITNADYIAATEAFETQDFHVLTLDGVTDAALRTSLVAWIKRVRSEGKGIMAALGGTFAEDTGADAVNKAIARSVAADFEGVINVGTGAVLNGKSYSSAQVASWVAGLIAGQALRESTTYAASPFEDVTRRWTRSEQEQAVHNGVFLLVHDGRRVKVLRGVNSLITLQQGQNKGWKKIRKIRVIDQINADLQRQAEDHYIGKVNNTEEGRQALISAGRQYLQSLAAEGVIEATGYDVTLDPRFYGDGAVMRPEDDQVFLTWQADDTDVMEQIFGTFYVQ
- a CDS encoding helix-turn-helix transcriptional regulator; protein product: MHTLGDRIKHLRELKNLTQKDLASRAGLTTVQLSRYETNDRKPDPESLRRIVDALDTNGDYLLGRTSDPSPTEEMQASMSFYGGPEAYTADEIAMMEAALKAYREQKKKLLDNQSNN